Proteins found in one Armatimonadia bacterium genomic segment:
- a CDS encoding flagellar basal body L-ring protein FlgH — protein MNALRRAQTGLILLVIPMLLLLGTAAIVCRADGAGLFASLYGDRVARGIGDTLHLVIVEATSANMKTDQTTQQKTASDIAGGTGKLSFLKALGFSGSTASSASGSSARGGTMNARMTVRIAELTEAGNLVIEGQRSVVVNNDKETITIRGEVRGKDVRPDNTIYSYDLANVQITYAGSDPRKPARKVGLITRLINLVF, from the coding sequence ATGAATGCTCTTCGACGGGCTCAGACCGGCCTGATCCTGCTTGTCATACCGATGCTGCTACTGTTGGGCACTGCGGCGATCGTCTGCCGCGCCGATGGGGCGGGTCTGTTCGCCTCCTTGTATGGCGACCGAGTTGCCCGCGGGATCGGCGATACGCTGCACCTGGTGATCGTGGAAGCAACGAGCGCCAACATGAAGACCGACCAGACGACGCAGCAGAAGACCGCTTCGGATATCGCCGGCGGCACCGGGAAGCTGAGTTTCCTGAAGGCGCTGGGGTTCAGCGGGTCCACGGCGTCCTCGGCCTCGGGCTCCTCGGCACGTGGTGGGACGATGAACGCGCGGATGACGGTGCGGATCGCCGAGTTGACCGAGGCGGGCAACCTGGTGATTGAGGGTCAGCGCTCTGTGGTGGTCAACAACGACAAGGAGACCATCACGATCCGCGGCGAGGTCCGCGGCAAGGATGTGCGGCCGGACAACACGATCTACTCCTACGACCTGGCCAACGTGCAGATCACCTACGCCGGTAGCGACCCGCGCAAGCCCGCACGCAAGGTCGGTCTGATCACCCGCCTCATCAACCTGGTGTTCTGA
- the flgG gene encoding flagellar basal-body rod protein FlgG translates to MMRSLWSAATGMIAQQLNVDTIANNLANVNTAGYKKMRVDFQDLMYQTLRMPGSPSTQSVQLPTGLQVGLGTKAAATVKNFEQGTFEQTGNKLDLVIEGNGFFQVTLPSGQVAYTRAGAFKMDADGNVVTSDGYLLEPPIAIPSDATDISVMNDGTVAVMSPGSTEPKTVGTIQLAVFPNPAGLSNLGHNLYTATAASGAAKTANPGLEGTGTISQGVLELSNVQVVEEMVNMIVAQRAYEASSQAIKTADRMLETANNVQR, encoded by the coding sequence ATGATGCGCTCCCTGTGGTCGGCTGCAACGGGAATGATTGCTCAGCAGTTGAACGTGGACACCATCGCCAACAACCTCGCCAACGTGAACACGGCGGGCTACAAGAAGATGCGGGTCGATTTCCAGGATCTGATGTACCAGACGCTGCGGATGCCCGGGAGCCCTTCGACGCAGAGCGTGCAGCTCCCGACCGGGCTGCAGGTAGGTCTGGGGACGAAGGCCGCCGCCACCGTCAAGAACTTCGAGCAGGGGACCTTCGAGCAAACCGGCAACAAGCTGGACCTCGTGATTGAGGGCAACGGGTTCTTTCAGGTCACGCTCCCGTCGGGGCAGGTCGCGTACACCCGTGCCGGCGCCTTCAAGATGGACGCCGACGGCAACGTGGTGACCTCCGACGGCTACCTGCTGGAGCCGCCCATAGCCATTCCCTCCGATGCCACCGACATCTCCGTGATGAACGACGGCACCGTGGCCGTGATGTCTCCGGGCAGCACTGAGCCGAAGACGGTCGGGACGATTCAGCTTGCCGTGTTCCCCAATCCCGCCGGGCTATCCAACCTCGGCCACAACCTCTACACCGCCACGGCAGCCTCCGGAGCCGCGAAGACCGCCAATCCAGGTCTCGAGGGAACCGGCACGATCAGCCAGGGAGTGCTGGAGCTGTCGAACGTCCAGGTCGTGGAAGAGATGGTCAACATGATCGTCGCCCAGCGGGCCTACGAGGCGAGTTCGCAGGCGATCAAGACGGCTGACCGGATGCTCGAGACCGCCAACAACGTCCAACGCTAA
- a CDS encoding flagellar basal body P-ring protein FlgI encodes MTGYASGKARHPRQTALRAVFVLSLLAGLLPQTGQAVPSTAVRLKDIATLVGTTGQKLMGYGLVVGLDGTGDSTQSVLTAQALANMLEHFDLRLQPSEVTTENVAAVMVTAALPAVAREGDRLDLTVASVGDAKSLYGGILLPTPLRGDDGNVYALGQGAVSIGGMNAKAGGQSVQKNHALTGQAPAAGTVIKAVQGTPTTDRLQFSLRDPDFTTASRVAQAINAQLGTKGARPVGPECVEVAVPQERRGDVVGLIAELESLSVVGDTAARVVVNERTGTIIIGGDVRILPVAVAHGGLTITVSSGFEVSQPPPFSGSTTVLESAAGKGPTEDAAATPAEVAPKPTGSTGVASAAKPPTTTPDLPGARTVVTPRTDLKVEEPASSLVELHPQTRLSDLVEALNGLGVKPRDLVAILQALKTAGALQAELVLM; translated from the coding sequence ATGACGGGATACGCTTCGGGTAAGGCGCGCCATCCCCGGCAGACTGCACTGAGAGCGGTGTTCGTGCTATCGCTCCTCGCGGGGCTCTTGCCACAGACCGGGCAGGCTGTGCCCTCGACGGCGGTGCGCCTCAAGGACATCGCGACCCTGGTGGGCACAACGGGCCAGAAGCTGATGGGCTACGGCCTGGTCGTGGGTCTCGACGGCACCGGCGACTCTACGCAGTCTGTGCTGACCGCTCAGGCCCTGGCGAACATGCTGGAGCACTTCGACCTCCGACTGCAGCCGTCGGAGGTCACGACGGAGAACGTCGCCGCGGTGATGGTGACCGCAGCCTTGCCCGCCGTCGCAAGAGAGGGCGACCGGCTGGACCTGACGGTCGCCTCGGTTGGCGATGCGAAGAGCCTCTATGGCGGCATCCTGCTTCCAACCCCGCTGCGAGGCGACGACGGCAACGTCTACGCCCTCGGTCAGGGCGCCGTCTCTATTGGTGGGATGAACGCCAAAGCCGGCGGCCAGAGCGTGCAGAAGAACCATGCGCTGACAGGCCAGGCTCCGGCTGCGGGGACGGTGATCAAGGCGGTCCAGGGCACTCCCACGACCGATCGGCTGCAGTTCTCGCTGCGCGATCCGGACTTCACGACGGCTTCCCGGGTGGCGCAGGCGATCAACGCGCAACTGGGCACCAAGGGTGCTCGACCGGTCGGCCCCGAGTGCGTCGAGGTAGCTGTGCCGCAGGAGCGACGGGGCGACGTCGTCGGGCTGATCGCGGAACTGGAGAGCCTGTCGGTGGTCGGCGATACGGCGGCCCGAGTCGTAGTCAATGAGCGCACGGGCACGATCATCATCGGCGGAGATGTGCGCATCCTGCCGGTAGCAGTGGCTCACGGCGGCCTGACCATCACCGTCAGCAGCGGGTTTGAGGTCTCGCAGCCGCCGCCCTTCTCCGGGAGCACGACGGTACTCGAATCGGCAGCAGGCAAGGGGCCGACAGAAGACGCTGCAGCTACGCCTGCGGAAGTGGCCCCGAAGCCGACCGGGAGCACTGGAGTTGCGTCCGCGGCGAAGCCACCGACGACGACTCCTGACCTGCCGGGAGCCCGGACGGTCGTGACACCACGGACCGACCTGAAGGTCGAGGAGCCTGCGTCGAGCCTGGTTGAGCTGCACCCACAGACCCGGCTCAGCGATCTGGTGGAGGCACTCAACGGACTGGGCGTCAAGCCTCGTGACCTGGTGGCGATCCTGCAGGCGCTGAAGACCGCCGGGGCACTGCAAGCCGAACTGGTGCTCATGTAG
- a CDS encoding flagellar hook-basal body protein: MLREVYRSAATMFSELLRQDVHAHNLANVDTTGFKRCIARAVTGGNPQNQTVVSQSVDLRPGEVKQTGSALDVALRSRGYFVVDTGAGRLYTRNGHFTLNSQGYLVTTGGYRVLGTQGPMRLTGSDTLIAEDGTVYSDKQRVDRLLVVDFPAQSALSHRAGSAMTGSQGAVPVGTTSVMQGAVEGSNVDPVVEVVAMTDGYRLYEANARAINAADQSLGKLIEATTA, translated from the coding sequence ATGCTGCGCGAAGTCTACCGATCCGCGGCCACGATGTTCTCCGAGCTCCTGCGCCAGGATGTGCATGCCCACAACCTTGCCAACGTCGACACCACTGGTTTCAAGCGCTGCATCGCCCGAGCTGTGACGGGAGGAAACCCACAGAACCAGACGGTGGTCTCCCAGAGCGTGGACCTGCGCCCGGGTGAGGTGAAGCAGACCGGCAGCGCCCTGGATGTGGCCCTGCGCAGTCGGGGCTACTTCGTCGTCGACACCGGCGCGGGGCGACTGTACACCCGGAACGGGCATTTCACGCTCAACAGCCAGGGCTACCTGGTCACGACGGGCGGCTACCGGGTCTTGGGCACGCAGGGCCCCATGAGGCTGACGGGCAGCGACACGCTCATCGCCGAAGACGGAACCGTGTATAGCGACAAACAGCGTGTTGACCGTCTGCTGGTGGTGGACTTTCCGGCCCAGTCTGCCCTGAGCCATCGGGCGGGCTCAGCGATGACCGGCTCGCAGGGCGCTGTGCCGGTCGGTACGACCTCGGTGATGCAGGGGGCAGTGGAAGGCTCGAATGTGGACCCGGTGGTGGAGGTGGTGGCCATGACCGACGGCTACCGGCTCTACGAGGCCAATGCACGGGCCATCAATGCCGCCGACCAGAGTCTTGGCAAGCTCATCGAAGCTACCACCGCGTAG